One Luteimonas sp. MC1825 DNA segment encodes these proteins:
- a CDS encoding TatD family hydrolase, whose product MQLIDIGANLTHDSFDHDRDQVMARARDAGVVQMVVTGASREHSPMALELARAHPGELFATAGVHPHHAVDYTAECDAEMRALLAHPEVVAVGETGLDYFRDFSPRPAQRKAFERQLEIAVDTGKPLFLHQRDAHADFVAIMKEFEGRIGAAVVHCFTGSRAELFDCIDRDWHIGITGWLCDERRGQHLREIVANIPASRLMVETDAPYLLPRSLKPMPKDRRNEPMHLGHIVEELARDRGEDVAVTAANATATTRAFFRLPARD is encoded by the coding sequence ATGCAATTGATTGATATCGGCGCCAACCTCACCCACGACAGCTTCGACCATGACCGCGACCAGGTCATGGCGCGCGCGCGCGACGCCGGCGTCGTGCAGATGGTGGTCACCGGCGCCAGCCGCGAACACTCGCCGATGGCGCTGGAACTCGCCCGCGCGCACCCCGGCGAGCTGTTTGCAACCGCGGGCGTCCATCCGCACCATGCCGTGGACTACACCGCCGAGTGCGATGCCGAGATGCGCGCGCTGCTGGCGCATCCCGAAGTGGTGGCGGTAGGCGAGACGGGCCTCGACTATTTCCGGGATTTCTCGCCGCGCCCGGCGCAGCGCAAGGCCTTCGAGCGCCAGCTGGAGATCGCGGTGGACACCGGCAAGCCGCTGTTCCTGCACCAGCGCGACGCGCACGCCGATTTCGTCGCGATCATGAAGGAGTTCGAGGGCCGCATCGGCGCCGCCGTGGTGCACTGCTTCACCGGCAGCCGCGCGGAACTGTTCGACTGCATCGACCGCGACTGGCACATCGGCATCACCGGCTGGCTGTGCGACGAGCGCCGCGGCCAGCACCTGCGCGAGATCGTGGCCAACATCCCCGCCAGCCGGCTGATGGTGGAAACCGACGCGCCCTACCTGCTGCCGCGCTCGCTCAAGCCGATGCCGAAGGACCGGCGCAACGAGCCGATGCACCTCGGCCATATCGTCGAAGAACTCGCACGCGACCGTGGCGAGGACGTGGCAGTGACCGCGGCCAACGCCACGGCGACCACGCGCGCGTTCTTCCGGCTGCCCGCGCGCGACTGA
- a CDS encoding OmpA family protein translates to MQETSRTTRTTLLFAMLALAATACDQSTDGPSVAEATQQAQPSDAGAQPGDAAVAGAMDIDIASVPDGAAAAGESAGFDIAALPASTLELGAFPYFTIPAGYRETPRQSRRLAHGEAAFWVGDRFEVVEGEVHAVGMRVAPDAGKDFSATEVARNIEHVVTAAGGVKVYSGEEPSDARQDKAIQAVMRDYPPEAKCLVMHPVDVYVLRRDDGNVWVRACSGRHFAGLIVLRERALVPTSALLPADALRAKIDADGRVAIQVNFAVDKADILPASQAQVDQVLQLLRDDPALRLSIDGHTDASGDAAHNQRLSEARARAVVAALATQGIGADRLQAKGHGQSQPVADNATEEGKARNRRVELVKR, encoded by the coding sequence ATGCAGGAAACCAGCCGCACCACCCGCACCACGTTGCTGTTCGCGATGCTCGCGCTCGCCGCCACGGCATGCGACCAGTCCACCGACGGCCCCAGCGTCGCGGAGGCGACGCAGCAGGCGCAGCCCTCGGATGCCGGCGCGCAGCCGGGCGACGCCGCCGTGGCCGGCGCGATGGACATCGACATCGCGTCCGTGCCGGACGGCGCGGCTGCCGCGGGCGAGTCCGCCGGCTTCGACATCGCCGCCCTGCCAGCGTCGACCCTCGAACTGGGTGCGTTTCCGTACTTCACCATTCCCGCCGGATACCGCGAAACACCGCGCCAGAGCCGCCGGCTGGCGCATGGCGAGGCGGCGTTCTGGGTCGGCGACCGCTTCGAAGTCGTCGAGGGCGAGGTGCATGCCGTCGGCATGCGCGTGGCACCGGATGCGGGCAAGGATTTCTCCGCCACCGAGGTCGCGCGCAACATCGAGCACGTGGTGACCGCGGCGGGCGGGGTGAAGGTGTACAGCGGCGAGGAGCCGTCCGACGCGCGCCAGGACAAGGCGATCCAGGCCGTGATGCGTGACTATCCGCCCGAGGCCAAGTGCCTGGTGATGCATCCGGTCGATGTCTACGTGCTGCGGCGCGACGACGGCAACGTGTGGGTGCGCGCGTGTTCCGGCCGCCACTTCGCCGGCCTGATCGTGCTGCGCGAGCGCGCGCTGGTGCCGACGTCGGCGCTGCTGCCGGCCGACGCGCTGCGCGCGAAGATCGATGCCGACGGCCGGGTGGCGATCCAGGTGAACTTCGCCGTGGACAAGGCCGACATCCTGCCCGCGTCGCAAGCGCAGGTGGACCAGGTGCTGCAGCTGCTGCGCGACGACCCGGCGCTGCGCCTGTCGATCGACGGCCACACCGACGCCAGCGGCGACGCGGCGCACAACCAGCGCCTGTCCGAGGCGCGCGCGCGGGCGGTGGTGGCCGCGCTGGCCACGCAGGGCATCGGCGCCGACCGCCTGCAGGCGAAGGGCCACGGCCAGTCGCAGCCCGTGGCCGACAACGCGACCGAAGAGGGTAAGGCCAGGAACCGCCGCGTCGAACTGGTGAAGCGCTGA
- a CDS encoding ABC transporter permease — MNALDPAVAEAGTLRPNLVALGTIARREVMRILRIWSQTLVPPAITMTLYFLIFGGLIGSRIGTMDGIAYMDFIVPGLVMMSVIQNSYGNISSSFFGAKFGRHVEELLVSPMPPWVILGGYVAGAVLRGVMVGVIVLGIAMLFTTVRIPHPWVTVSTVLLGATIFSLAGFVNAVYAKKFDDVAIVPIFILTPLTYLGGVFYSVRLLPDWAEAATHANPIFYMVNAFRYGLLGQSDVPLWVAYALMLGFVVALGALSLWLLKRGVGLRS; from the coding sequence ATGAACGCCCTCGACCCCGCCGTGGCCGAGGCCGGCACCCTGCGCCCCAACCTGGTGGCGCTGGGCACCATCGCGCGCCGCGAGGTGATGCGCATCCTGCGCATCTGGAGCCAGACGCTGGTGCCGCCGGCGATCACCATGACCCTGTACTTCCTGATCTTCGGCGGCCTGATCGGCTCGCGGATCGGGACCATGGACGGCATCGCCTACATGGACTTCATCGTGCCGGGCCTGGTGATGATGAGCGTGATCCAGAACAGCTACGGCAACATCTCGTCGAGCTTCTTCGGCGCCAAGTTCGGACGCCACGTCGAGGAGCTGCTGGTCAGCCCGATGCCGCCGTGGGTGATCCTCGGCGGCTACGTCGCGGGCGCGGTGCTTCGCGGGGTGATGGTGGGCGTGATCGTGCTGGGCATCGCCATGCTGTTCACCACCGTGCGCATCCCGCACCCGTGGGTGACGGTGAGCACGGTGCTGCTGGGCGCGACGATCTTCTCGCTGGCCGGCTTCGTCAACGCGGTGTACGCCAAGAAGTTCGACGACGTGGCGATCGTGCCGATCTTCATCCTCACCCCGCTCACCTACCTCGGCGGCGTGTTCTATTCGGTGCGCCTGCTGCCGGACTGGGCCGAGGCCGCCACCCACGCCAACCCGATCTTCTACATGGTCAACGCATTCCGCTACGGCCTGCTCGGGCAGAGCGACGTCCCGCTGTGGGTGGCGTATGCGCTGATGCTGGGCTTCGTGGTGGCGCTGGGCGCGTTGAGCCTGTGGCTGCTGAAGCGCGGAGTCGGATTGCGCAGCTAG
- a CDS encoding ABC transporter ATP-binding protein, giving the protein MPAGDHAALSVRDLRKTYDTGVEALKGVSLDVAPGDFHALLGPNGAGKSTLIGIVSSLVNRTSGEVRVFGVDQQVERARAMRLIGLVPQELNFNMFENPLDILVNYAGFYGIPRREALPRAQRELDRAHLGGKAKSMARTLSGGMKRRLMIARAMMTNPRLLILDEPSAGVDIEIRRGMWQSLREINAAGTTIILTTHYLEEAENLCRNLAIIDHGRIIEHGPMRTLLSKLDVEGFLFDVDGMLPTALPEIPGAAVTAIDAHTLDIDMPRAMDLNRVFAALDASGIRVRSMRTKSNRLEELFVRLTGDPVVPATPAALPGAAA; this is encoded by the coding sequence ATGCCCGCCGGCGACCACGCCGCCCTTTCGGTGCGCGACCTGCGCAAGACCTACGACACCGGTGTCGAGGCGCTGAAGGGCGTGTCGCTGGATGTCGCGCCCGGCGATTTCCACGCCCTGCTCGGCCCCAACGGCGCCGGCAAGTCGACCCTGATCGGGATCGTCTCGTCGCTGGTCAACCGCACCTCGGGCGAGGTGCGGGTGTTCGGCGTGGACCAGCAGGTCGAGCGCGCGCGCGCGATGCGCCTGATCGGCCTGGTGCCGCAGGAGCTCAACTTCAACATGTTCGAGAACCCGCTCGACATCCTGGTGAACTACGCCGGGTTCTACGGCATCCCGCGCCGCGAGGCGCTGCCGCGCGCGCAGCGCGAGCTCGACCGCGCGCACCTCGGCGGCAAGGCGAAGTCGATGGCGCGCACGCTGTCGGGCGGCATGAAGCGCCGGCTGATGATCGCGCGCGCCATGATGACCAACCCGCGGCTGCTGATCCTCGACGAGCCCAGCGCCGGCGTGGACATCGAGATCCGCCGCGGCATGTGGCAGTCGCTGCGCGAGATCAACGCCGCCGGCACCACCATCATCCTGACCACGCACTACCTGGAGGAAGCGGAGAACCTGTGCCGCAACCTCGCGATCATCGACCACGGCCGGATCATCGAGCACGGGCCGATGCGCACGCTGCTGTCCAAGCTCGACGTCGAGGGCTTCCTGTTCGACGTCGACGGCATGCTGCCGACGGCGCTGCCCGAGATCCCCGGCGCGGCGGTCACCGCGATCGACGCGCACACCCTGGACATCGACATGCCGCGCGCCATGGACCTCAACCGCGTGTTCGCGGCCCTCGACGCCTCCGGCATCCGCGTGCGCTCGATGCGCACCAAGTCGAACCGGCTGGAGGAGCTTTTCGTGCGCCTGACCGGCGACCCGGTGGTGCCCGCCACGCCGGCCGCGCTGCCCGGAGCGGCGGCATGA
- a CDS encoding ferredoxin--NADP reductase, with translation MVCSAVPAQFPLKLVSRRMLAPSVAHLTFVRDDGAPLDYIPGQFVQVHFHYADGTATKRSYSLATIRDHVPDAGESVEIAVSYVPGGAATSLFESLQEGGTVQASGPFGRFCLQPADDNRRYLLIATGTGVTPYRAMLPQLADAMAARGIEVVLLFGARTPQELLYGDEFRAFAGRHPGFRFVPCFSRELPAPGSAQAHADVRHGYVQQFIDEFAPSAEGDIAYLCGNPDMVDACFEALKGHGLPVPRIRREKYVSSK, from the coding sequence ATGGTCTGTTCCGCTGTGCCCGCACAATTCCCGCTCAAGCTCGTTTCCCGCCGCATGCTGGCACCGTCGGTCGCGCACCTGACCTTCGTGCGCGATGACGGCGCGCCGCTGGACTACATCCCCGGCCAGTTCGTGCAGGTGCACTTCCACTACGCCGACGGCACCGCCACCAAGCGCAGCTATTCGCTGGCCACCATCCGCGACCACGTGCCGGATGCCGGCGAGAGCGTGGAGATCGCGGTGAGCTACGTGCCCGGCGGCGCCGCCACCTCGCTGTTCGAAAGCCTGCAGGAAGGCGGCACGGTGCAGGCCAGCGGCCCGTTCGGGCGCTTCTGCCTGCAGCCCGCCGACGACAACCGCCGCTACCTGCTGATCGCCACCGGCACCGGCGTCACCCCGTACCGCGCGATGCTGCCGCAGCTGGCCGACGCAATGGCGGCGCGCGGCATCGAGGTGGTGCTGCTGTTCGGCGCGCGCACCCCGCAGGAGCTGCTGTACGGCGATGAATTCCGCGCGTTCGCCGGGCGCCACCCGGGGTTCCGCTTCGTGCCGTGCTTCTCGCGCGAGCTGCCGGCGCCGGGCTCGGCGCAGGCGCATGCCGATGTGCGCCATGGCTACGTGCAGCAGTTCATCGACGAGTTCGCGCCATCGGCCGAGGGTGACATCGCCTACCTCTGCGGCAACCCGGACATGGTCGACGCCTGCTTCGAGGCACTCAAGGGCCACGGCCTGCCGGTGCCGCGCATCCGTCGCGAGAAGTACGTCAGCAGCAAGTAG
- a CDS encoding helix-turn-helix transcriptional regulator produces the protein MKSRVRELREGRGWSQAQLGERLEVSRQTVNAIETGKYDPSLPLAFRIAGLFASTIEAIFFPEDPE, from the coding sequence GTGAAGAGCCGCGTCCGCGAACTGCGCGAGGGGCGCGGCTGGTCACAGGCGCAGCTCGGCGAACGTCTGGAGGTCTCCAGGCAGACGGTGAACGCGATCGAGACCGGCAAGTACGATCCCAGCCTGCCACTCGCGTTCCGCATCGCCGGGCTGTTCGCATCGACCATCGAAGCCATTTTCTTTCCCGAGGATCCCGAATGA
- a CDS encoding alpha/beta hydrolase, producing the protein MSTRGMTIATLLAAALAAGCTAQTGGGVEGALADGRMRHGTLAFEPCSLSAVGATAVEAQCTRFEVPEDHAAPDGRRIELAVAWIPAKGQAEPDPVFMIAGGPGQSALESYPSVAPAFSDVRRNRHVLLVDARGTGGSHPLRCSDGEGDNAFGPADDMSPDAMRAFAAQCRDTLAKDSDLRRYGTMDHVRDLDLVRAAFGAPQANLVGVSYGTRVAQQYAKAFPAQVRTVVIDGVVPNSLALGQEHARNLEDALAAQFARCRADKACLANLGDPTTQLAAVRTALQAGNLAEVRFRDPVDGGWHTQAPQFGDLAALLRMFSYQPATASTLPLLLHEAANGRYEPLMAQSRLLVASLGDMIAHGMQLSVMCGEDAADLRPDPRDSSSVLGNDMVELMQAQCAAWPVAPRADDFRTPLGGDVPVLAISGEYDPVTPPRYGEEVVKHLANGRHLVAPGQGHAVLGVGCMPKLFAQFIERADAAGIDATCLERLAAEPPFAGNYGWEP; encoded by the coding sequence ATGAGTACACGTGGAATGACCATCGCCACGCTGCTGGCCGCGGCGCTCGCCGCCGGCTGCACGGCGCAGACGGGTGGCGGCGTCGAGGGCGCGCTGGCCGACGGGCGCATGCGCCACGGCACGCTGGCGTTCGAACCCTGCTCGCTGAGCGCGGTCGGCGCGACCGCCGTGGAGGCGCAATGCACGCGCTTCGAGGTCCCCGAGGACCATGCCGCGCCCGACGGCCGCCGCATCGAACTGGCGGTGGCGTGGATCCCGGCCAAGGGCCAGGCGGAGCCCGACCCGGTGTTCATGATCGCCGGCGGACCCGGGCAGTCCGCGCTCGAGTCCTACCCGAGCGTGGCGCCGGCGTTCTCCGATGTGCGCCGCAACCGCCACGTGCTGCTGGTCGACGCGCGCGGCACCGGCGGCTCGCACCCGCTGCGCTGCAGCGACGGCGAGGGCGACAACGCGTTCGGGCCCGCAGACGACATGAGCCCCGACGCGATGCGCGCGTTCGCCGCCCAGTGCCGCGACACGCTGGCCAAGGACAGCGACCTGCGCCGCTACGGCACCATGGACCACGTCCGCGACCTCGACCTGGTGCGCGCGGCGTTCGGTGCGCCGCAGGCCAACCTGGTCGGCGTGTCCTACGGCACCCGCGTGGCGCAGCAGTACGCCAAGGCGTTCCCGGCGCAGGTGCGCACGGTGGTGATCGACGGCGTGGTGCCCAACAGCCTGGCGTTGGGCCAGGAGCACGCACGCAACCTCGAGGACGCGCTGGCCGCGCAGTTCGCGCGCTGCCGCGCCGACAAGGCCTGCCTGGCCAACCTCGGCGACCCGACCACGCAGCTGGCCGCGGTGCGCACCGCGCTGCAGGCCGGCAACCTCGCCGAGGTGCGCTTCCGCGACCCGGTGGACGGCGGGTGGCACACCCAGGCGCCGCAGTTCGGCGACCTGGCCGCGCTGCTGCGCATGTTCTCCTACCAGCCGGCCACGGCATCCACCCTGCCGCTGCTGCTGCACGAGGCCGCCAATGGCCGCTACGAGCCGCTGATGGCGCAGTCGCGGCTGCTGGTGGCGTCGCTCGGCGACATGATCGCGCACGGCATGCAGCTGTCGGTGATGTGCGGCGAGGACGCGGCCGACCTCAGGCCCGACCCGCGCGACAGCAGCAGCGTGCTCGGCAACGACATGGTGGAACTGATGCAGGCGCAGTGCGCCGCCTGGCCAGTCGCCCCGCGCGCCGACGACTTCCGTACGCCGCTGGGCGGCGACGTGCCGGTGCTGGCGATCAGTGGCGAGTACGACCCGGTCACGCCACCGCGCTACGGCGAGGAGGTCGTGAAGCACCTTGCCAACGGCCGCCACCTGGTCGCCCCGGGCCAGGGCCACGCGGTGCTCGGCGTGGGCTGCATGCCCAAGCTGTTCGCGCAGTTCATCGAGCGCGCCGATGCCGCCGGCATCGACGCCACCTGCCTCGAGCGCCTCGCCGCCGAGCCGCCGTTTGCCGGCAACTATGGCTGGGAGCCCTGA
- a CDS encoding ATP-binding cassette domain-containing protein: MIEVHDLHKSFPSKTGPVHAVRGVSFTARDGEITGLLGPNGAGKTTTLRMLYTLMSPERGEVRIDGLDTRRDAAAVRRRLGVLPDARGVYKRLTARENIAYFGRLHGLDDATIAARIAAMAVTLGMEDFLDRRTEGFSQGQRTKTAIARALVHDPRNVILDEPTNGLDVMTTRGLRAFLQQLRGEGRCVIFSSHIMQEVAALCDRIVIIANGEVRASGTPDELRAQAGEDNLEDAFVQLIGTEEGLSA, translated from the coding sequence ATGATCGAAGTCCACGACCTGCACAAGAGCTTCCCGTCGAAGACCGGCCCGGTGCACGCGGTGCGCGGGGTCAGCTTCACCGCCCGCGACGGCGAGATCACCGGCCTGCTCGGGCCCAACGGCGCCGGCAAGACCACCACGCTGCGCATGCTTTACACGCTGATGTCGCCCGAGCGCGGCGAAGTGCGCATCGACGGCCTCGACACGCGGCGCGACGCCGCCGCCGTGCGCCGCCGCCTTGGCGTGCTGCCGGATGCGCGCGGGGTGTACAAGCGCCTCACCGCGCGCGAGAACATCGCCTACTTCGGGCGCCTGCATGGCCTCGACGACGCCACCATCGCCGCGCGCATCGCGGCGATGGCGGTGACGCTGGGCATGGAGGACTTCCTCGACCGGCGCACCGAAGGCTTCTCGCAGGGCCAGCGCACCAAGACCGCGATCGCACGCGCGCTGGTGCACGACCCGCGCAACGTGATCCTCGACGAACCCACCAACGGCCTGGACGTGATGACGACCCGCGGCCTGCGCGCGTTCCTGCAGCAGCTGCGCGGCGAGGGCCGCTGCGTGATTTTCTCCAGCCACATCATGCAGGAGGTCGCCGCGCTCTGTGACCGCATCGTCATCATCGCCAACGGCGAGGTGCGTGCCAGCGGCACGCCCGACGAGCTGCGCGCGCAGGCGGGCGAAGACAACCTGGAGGACGCCTTCGTCCAGCTGATCGGCACCGAGGAGGGCCTGTCCGCATGA
- a CDS encoding ABC transporter permease, with translation MSLTNNALFTVARKELMDLFRDRRTVMLGLLMGPILFPVLILGIGSMAEKRARTQLESTLELPVIGAEHAPNLVRHLGTRNIGTLPPPADPDTAVRQQEHDVVLRIPADYPQRWRESRSAMVEIIYDSSRQDSQIPVGRLQAALAQYGQQLGALRVVSRGLSPEVATPVLVAQRDVATPEARRGMLLAFLPYLLILSAFLGGAYLVIDVTAGERERQSLEPLLATPASRSALMSGKILAACLFGMLSLALILVAFKLSFALAPRAMQLVSVSTPMMLQMLLVLLPMVLIGTTLLTLIAASVKSVKEAQSYMSILMLLPIVPTVVLMVNPVKNALWQFTVPFLAQNQMLLKLVRSEWITPLEWGTYLGAGFGLGVVLWLLAARLYHREKLAISA, from the coding sequence ATGAGCCTGACCAACAACGCGTTGTTCACCGTTGCGCGCAAGGAGCTGATGGACCTGTTCCGCGACCGGCGCACGGTGATGCTCGGCCTGCTGATGGGGCCGATCCTGTTCCCGGTGCTGATCCTCGGCATCGGCTCGATGGCCGAGAAGCGCGCGCGCACGCAGCTGGAATCCACGCTGGAGCTGCCGGTGATCGGCGCCGAGCACGCGCCCAACCTGGTGCGCCACCTCGGCACGCGCAACATCGGCACGCTGCCGCCGCCGGCCGACCCGGACACCGCCGTGCGCCAGCAGGAGCACGACGTGGTGCTGCGCATCCCGGCCGACTACCCGCAGCGCTGGCGCGAGAGCCGCAGCGCGATGGTCGAGATCATCTACGACTCGTCGCGCCAGGATTCGCAGATCCCGGTCGGCCGCCTGCAGGCCGCGCTCGCCCAGTACGGGCAGCAGCTCGGTGCGCTGCGCGTGGTGAGCCGCGGGCTGAGCCCGGAGGTGGCCACGCCGGTGCTGGTGGCGCAGCGCGACGTGGCCACGCCCGAGGCGCGGCGCGGCATGCTGCTGGCGTTCCTGCCGTACCTGCTGATCCTGAGCGCGTTCCTCGGCGGCGCCTACCTGGTGATCGACGTCACCGCCGGCGAGCGCGAACGGCAGTCGCTGGAGCCCTTGCTGGCCACGCCGGCCTCGCGCAGCGCGCTGATGAGCGGCAAGATCCTCGCCGCCTGCCTGTTCGGGATGCTCAGCCTGGCGCTGATCCTGGTGGCGTTCAAGCTGAGCTTCGCGCTTGCGCCGCGGGCGATGCAGCTGGTTTCGGTGTCGACACCGATGATGCTGCAGATGCTGCTGGTCCTGCTGCCGATGGTGCTGATCGGCACCACGCTGCTGACCCTCATCGCGGCCAGCGTCAAGTCGGTGAAGGAGGCGCAGAGCTACATGAGCATCCTGATGCTGCTGCCGATCGTGCCGACCGTGGTGCTGATGGTGAACCCGGTGAAGAACGCGCTGTGGCAGTTCACGGTGCCGTTCCTGGCGCAGAACCAGATGCTGCTGAAGCTGGTGCGCAGCGAGTGGATCACGCCACTGGAATGGGGAACCTACCTCGGCGCGGGTTTCGGACTGGGGGTGGTGCTGTGGCTGCTCGCCGCGCGGCTGTACCACCGCGAGAAGCTGGCGATCTCGGCCTGA